In one window of Lacticaseibacillus casei DSM 20011 = JCM 1134 = ATCC 393 DNA:
- the spxA gene encoding transcriptional regulator SpxA — protein MVILYTSPSCTSCRKARAWLKENKIPFTERNIFSDPLNVDEIKRLLMMTEEGTEEIISTRSKIFQELGINIDELSTGTLIKLVAKYPGLLRRPIMMDDKRLQVGYNEDEIRRFLPRSVRTLELQQAQLLAGF, from the coding sequence ATGGTTATTTTATACACGTCCCCAAGTTGCACATCTTGTCGGAAGGCGCGCGCCTGGTTAAAGGAAAATAAGATTCCTTTTACAGAACGTAATATTTTTTCTGATCCATTGAACGTTGATGAAATCAAGCGGTTATTGATGATGACCGAAGAGGGTACCGAAGAAATTATTTCAACACGTTCGAAGATCTTCCAGGAGCTAGGGATTAACATCGATGAGTTATCGACTGGCACGCTGATTAAACTGGTAGCAAAATATCCGGGTTTACTGCGGCGGCCGATCATGATGGACGACAAGCGTCTTCAGGTTGGTTATAACGAAGACGAGATCCGGCGCTTTTTGCCGCGGTCTGTGCGTACCTTGGAACTTCAACAGGCGCAATTATTGGCAGGATTTTAA
- a CDS encoding ISL3 family transposase yields the protein MSQYDPTLSVLGIPDHNIKVAFVRHEYRGNGVRRRQYHVIDAELTYRLTRCPLCGFEALHPNGFYTAHVRVPNGVEMPTVIDLHKQRWRCHNCYHTVSAKTPLVQPNHTIAAHMTERIMKLAHERLPVKTIARIIGISASSVQRIIDQNLKLRPARRLPTRLCFDEFRSTHGMMSFICLDADSNRLIALLGDRFNRTIKNFFIAHYSLAERTRVQTVTMDMNAAYQTIIHEVFPKAQVVIDRFHIIQLAARALDQVRVQALKQLDDKHSRPYKIMKTNWRLFHQTAPDAKHKQFLFGLNEDVTQQEAIDIALDTEPKLKQTYETYLALHDALMVKKHPAELANLLATYEPNGTAMDMTIATLKRHKVAVLAAVTSPYSNGPIEGVNRLIKSLKRSCFGFKNQLNFFKRIYQITA from the coding sequence ATGTCCCAATACGATCCTACACTGTCCGTCCTTGGAATACCAGACCATAATATCAAAGTAGCCTTTGTTCGTCATGAATATCGCGGCAACGGGGTACGTCGCCGCCAGTATCATGTGATTGATGCCGAGCTGACTTACCGGTTAACCCGGTGCCCACTGTGTGGCTTTGAGGCCTTGCACCCTAACGGGTTTTACACGGCCCACGTGCGCGTCCCCAACGGGGTTGAAATGCCGACAGTCATTGACTTGCACAAGCAACGATGGCGCTGTCATAACTGTTACCACACAGTCAGTGCCAAGACGCCACTCGTGCAACCCAACCACACGATCGCCGCTCACATGACAGAACGAATCATGAAGTTAGCGCATGAACGGTTGCCGGTCAAAACCATCGCCCGTATTATCGGAATCTCAGCCTCCTCGGTTCAACGGATCATTGACCAAAATCTCAAACTCCGACCGGCTCGCCGGCTACCCACGCGACTCTGCTTTGATGAGTTCCGTTCCACTCATGGCATGATGTCGTTTATCTGTCTTGATGCCGATTCAAATCGTCTGATTGCCTTGCTTGGTGACCGATTCAACCGAACGATTAAAAACTTCTTCATCGCTCATTATTCACTCGCTGAACGCACTAGGGTCCAGACGGTCACCATGGACATGAATGCAGCTTATCAGACGATTATTCATGAGGTTTTCCCCAAGGCCCAAGTCGTCATTGATCGGTTCCATATCATTCAACTTGCGGCTCGTGCCCTTGATCAGGTACGCGTCCAAGCGCTCAAACAGCTTGATGACAAGCACAGCCGTCCTTATAAGATCATGAAGACAAACTGGCGGCTTTTTCATCAAACTGCGCCTGACGCTAAACACAAACAGTTCCTGTTTGGTTTGAATGAAGACGTCACGCAACAGGAGGCCATCGATATCGCACTTGATACTGAGCCCAAGCTCAAGCAAACCTACGAGACCTACTTAGCGCTTCATGATGCTTTGATGGTGAAGAAACATCCCGCGGAACTGGCAAACCTGTTAGCTACTTACGAGCCAAACGGTACGGCAATGGACATGACGATCGCGACGCTTAAGCGACACAAAGTCGCTGTTCTCGCCGCTGTCACCAGCCCTTATTCCAACGGTCCGATCGAAGGGGTTAACCGCCTCATCAAGTCACTCAAACGATCCTGTTTTGGCTTCAAGAATCAGCTGAACTTCTTCAAACGAATCTACCAAATCACGGCATAA
- a CDS encoding MBL fold metallo-hydrolase, which yields MKLTVLGYLGGYPDAGHATSTYLVESGDYHLLMDLGSGGLLALEKVFDPLQLDAVLLTHYHHDHTADVGVLQYYYQLRKGTKKVSPLPIYGHTMDPLNFGSLTFGPFTQGMGYSADSTLHLGPFTITFLETQHPVPAFAVRIVESGTNKVLVNTSDTRYFPGLVPFAKNADLLMADTNFLADQPTPRWHLTAPEAGQLAKDAGVKQLLLTHLPQQLDLDTLKQQAAKQAVGIPILLAADDLTINV from the coding sequence ATGAAATTGACAGTTTTAGGTTATCTTGGCGGTTATCCGGATGCCGGCCACGCGACCAGCACCTACTTAGTTGAAAGCGGCGATTACCATTTATTAATGGATTTAGGCAGTGGCGGTCTGCTTGCCTTGGAGAAGGTTTTTGATCCATTGCAACTAGACGCCGTATTGCTGACGCATTATCACCACGATCACACGGCGGATGTCGGGGTGTTGCAATATTATTATCAGTTGCGGAAGGGGACCAAAAAAGTCTCGCCACTGCCAATTTACGGCCACACGATGGATCCGTTAAACTTTGGCAGTCTAACCTTTGGCCCATTTACGCAAGGCATGGGCTACTCCGCTGACAGTACCTTGCATTTAGGACCGTTCACGATCACGTTTCTTGAGACGCAGCATCCAGTGCCAGCCTTTGCTGTGCGCATTGTTGAATCAGGGACCAATAAAGTGCTGGTCAACACAAGTGATACGCGTTACTTTCCTGGATTGGTACCGTTTGCAAAAAACGCCGATCTCTTGATGGCAGATACCAATTTTCTGGCGGATCAACCGACACCACGATGGCATTTAACCGCACCTGAGGCCGGCCAGTTAGCAAAGGATGCCGGCGTCAAGCAACTCTTGTTGACACATTTGCCGCAACAACTCGACCTTGATACCTTAAAACAACAGGCTGCAAAACAAGCAGTGGGCATACCAATTTTGTTAGCGGCAGATGACTTGACAATTAATGTCTGA
- a CDS encoding FtsX-like permease family protein: MWQQIKTNLVRHRHEDGLQIMIAALINAIMYAIGAVANNRSILSDASKRLGSLDIVPSLLMIVMVLLALFSISFLLYLNSLLIARRDQEIGLYRLLGLSGAKLGVTVFIESLIVGAIGLITGVLLGFILSPLLGMVLIRLMALHTPIGFMVSPSALLDVLTLMGVVYLLVGAVNAIYVQNPLRQFIRQQDVPAPPKPQTWWRFWLGVGGFALLVGSLLTMLRLLPISGSLMRLLPWIPGRMILPILLVVLVTALLLGLFLVFADFLPGLVAWYQRRHEMQTRNASGISRHLIIKRLQGNAHSLWLTTLLCAVTITMLGSSVMLFQYEQELVLREIPTTVVASGIGVDNVTDVLKKAKVKPTHAVTMSTKLLYAEIRLRNQIGQIRDQPSVYNVVAMREYRRVARLQKSLPPVRLRQQEAQLMLPNRTGFRPVGARRNPDRAIMLPGSDTSLRLTRTTDLFPTGSNNYFDRGLLVSDRTFDMLEGTPDRLYMAKLPKTKSARRALAQLQHLDNSKNLQEYVNIGANERAGNDLKVTNRVSAKMNFWRNPIGLQASEQNFVSTLYGFLLFLILLLSGVFVVATGSILLLKQVIAVRQEKRHFQILKHLGMDPQQIRHTIYRQAAVVFAVPLVFGIIMALCVISVMTNYLDNPPSRYLGLMIAIYAGIDWLFYQATVHVMIRMVDGPVSRWVSD, encoded by the coding sequence GTGTGGCAACAGATTAAGACCAACCTTGTGCGACATCGGCACGAAGATGGCTTGCAGATCATGATTGCTGCATTGATCAACGCGATTATGTATGCGATTGGCGCGGTTGCGAATAATCGGTCGATTTTAAGTGATGCCAGCAAACGATTAGGCAGTTTGGATATTGTACCCAGCCTGCTAATGATTGTCATGGTCCTGCTGGCTTTGTTTTCGATCAGTTTCCTATTGTATTTAAATAGCCTGTTAATTGCCCGTCGTGATCAGGAGATCGGCTTATACCGACTTTTGGGATTATCCGGTGCCAAACTGGGAGTGACGGTGTTTATTGAAAGTCTGATTGTCGGTGCGATCGGATTGATAACCGGGGTCTTGCTTGGATTTATTCTATCGCCATTGTTAGGCATGGTGTTGATCCGCTTGATGGCCTTGCATACTCCGATTGGTTTTATGGTGTCCCCATCAGCGTTGCTGGACGTTTTGACATTGATGGGGGTGGTTTATCTGTTAGTTGGCGCCGTTAATGCCATTTATGTTCAAAATCCACTTCGTCAATTCATTCGGCAACAAGATGTGCCTGCCCCGCCCAAGCCGCAAACCTGGTGGCGTTTTTGGCTTGGTGTGGGCGGCTTTGCGTTATTGGTTGGTAGTCTGTTGACGATGCTGCGCTTGTTGCCAATTAGTGGTAGTTTAATGCGATTACTACCATGGATTCCGGGCCGAATGATACTCCCAATTCTCTTAGTCGTGCTTGTGACAGCGCTGCTGCTGGGACTTTTTCTTGTTTTTGCCGACTTTTTGCCCGGATTGGTGGCGTGGTATCAGCGTCGTCATGAGATGCAGACCCGCAATGCAAGTGGCATTTCGCGCCATCTGATTATCAAAAGGTTGCAAGGCAATGCCCACTCATTGTGGTTGACGACGCTGCTTTGTGCTGTGACGATCACGATGCTTGGCAGTTCGGTCATGTTGTTTCAATACGAACAAGAATTGGTGTTACGTGAAATTCCCACGACTGTCGTAGCCTCCGGAATCGGCGTTGATAATGTGACGGACGTTTTAAAAAAAGCCAAGGTTAAGCCGACGCACGCGGTCACCATGTCGACTAAATTATTATATGCCGAGATTAGGTTAAGGAATCAAATTGGCCAGATTCGCGATCAGCCTAGTGTTTACAATGTCGTCGCAATGCGTGAGTATCGTCGGGTAGCGCGACTGCAAAAGAGTTTACCCCCAGTTCGATTACGACAACAGGAAGCTCAGTTAATGTTGCCAAACAGAACCGGGTTTCGACCGGTTGGCGCGCGGCGTAATCCGGATCGAGCGATTATGTTACCAGGTAGTGACACGTCACTTCGGCTCACCCGAACGACTGATCTTTTTCCAACCGGGAGTAATAATTATTTTGACCGGGGATTACTGGTTAGTGATCGAACCTTTGACATGTTAGAAGGCACTCCGGACCGGTTATATATGGCTAAACTGCCTAAAACAAAATCTGCACGCCGGGCACTGGCACAACTGCAGCATTTGGACAATAGCAAGAATCTGCAGGAGTACGTCAATATTGGCGCCAATGAACGGGCAGGCAACGATCTGAAAGTCACTAATCGGGTGAGCGCCAAAATGAACTTCTGGCGTAATCCGATCGGGCTGCAAGCGTCGGAACAGAATTTTGTCAGTACGTTATATGGCTTTTTGCTATTTTTGATCTTGTTGCTAAGCGGTGTTTTTGTGGTCGCGACAGGCAGTATCTTATTGCTCAAACAAGTCATCGCCGTGCGTCAGGAGAAGCGGCATTTTCAGATATTAAAGCATTTGGGGATGGATCCGCAACAGATTCGGCACACGATTTACCGTCAGGCTGCGGTGGTTTTTGCGGTCCCACTTGTATTCGGTATTATCATGGCACTGTGTGTGATCAGCGTGATGACCAATTATCTTGATAATCCGCCGTCGCGTTATCTCGGTCTGATGATTGCCATTTATGCCGGGATTGACTGGCTGTTTTATCAGGCGACCGTGCATGTCATGATTCGCATGGTTGACGGGCCGGTCAGCCGGTGGGTTAGCGATTGA
- a CDS encoding ABC transporter ATP-binding protein, with protein sequence MAILEVSNLSKIFGQRHDRVRALNDLSFQVAAGEFIGIMGPSGAGKSTLLNILATIETPSTGKVKIAGYDLEALNESQQAAFRRDHLGFVFQDFNLLDDMTVAQNVLLPLTLQRHVQPDRAERLRTVSQHLNLDPLLKAFPGELSMGQRQRVAAARAVITQPSLLLADEPTGSLDSLAATDFLRYLQQLNQQEKTTILMVTHDPFTASFASRIIFIKDGAFFAEVTRGKSREQFFDRIIDMEATVSGGGHARVATD encoded by the coding sequence ATGGCAATTTTAGAAGTATCTAATTTAAGTAAAATCTTCGGACAGCGACATGATCGGGTTCGCGCATTAAATGACCTTAGCTTTCAGGTTGCAGCCGGTGAATTCATCGGTATTATGGGGCCGAGTGGTGCCGGGAAGTCGACCTTGCTGAATATTTTGGCAACGATTGAAACGCCTAGCACAGGTAAGGTCAAAATTGCCGGATATGATCTGGAAGCTTTGAATGAAAGTCAACAAGCTGCATTCCGCCGTGACCATCTGGGCTTTGTTTTTCAGGATTTTAATTTGTTAGACGATATGACGGTCGCGCAAAATGTCCTTTTACCATTGACGCTGCAACGCCATGTTCAACCGGATCGCGCTGAGCGTCTGCGGACGGTGTCCCAGCATCTCAATTTGGATCCGTTATTAAAGGCGTTTCCCGGCGAGTTAAGCATGGGGCAGCGTCAGCGGGTGGCGGCTGCGAGGGCGGTGATCACGCAGCCGAGCCTGCTGCTGGCTGATGAACCGACCGGGAGCCTTGACTCATTGGCAGCTACAGACTTTTTGCGGTATCTCCAGCAGTTAAATCAGCAGGAGAAAACCACAATTTTGATGGTCACCCATGATCCGTTTACGGCTAGTTTTGCCAGTCGGATTATTTTCATTAAAGATGGCGCGTTTTTTGCTGAAGTAACCCGCGGCAAATCCCGTGAACAGTTCTTTGATCGCATCATTGATATGGAAGCGACGGTAAGCGGAGGAGGCCATGCACGTGTGGCAACAGATTAA
- a CDS encoding response regulator transcription factor, which yields MFKIMIVEDDQTISGLIADNLKKWQFEPVVVTDFNAVFDDFLQEKPHLVLLDINLPVFDGYYWVQKIREFSKVPVIFISSRNTNMDMVMAMNMGADDFLNKPFAMEVLIAKINALLRRTYNYADQGTDVLEHNGLMLNLKNGMAQVNDNEINLSKNEYKLLQILMRQHGQIVSRSRLLKDLWQDERFVDDNTLTVNINRLRKKIEEAGLKDYIQTKVGQGYIVP from the coding sequence GTGTTTAAAATCATGATCGTAGAGGATGATCAGACCATCAGCGGCCTGATCGCTGACAACCTAAAAAAATGGCAGTTCGAACCAGTCGTTGTGACTGATTTTAACGCCGTCTTCGATGATTTTCTGCAAGAAAAGCCTCACTTGGTTTTGCTGGACATCAATTTGCCGGTTTTTGACGGTTATTACTGGGTCCAAAAGATTCGCGAATTCTCTAAGGTGCCGGTTATCTTTATCTCAAGCCGCAATACCAACATGGACATGGTCATGGCCATGAACATGGGCGCCGATGATTTCTTAAATAAACCGTTTGCGATGGAAGTTTTGATCGCCAAAATCAACGCACTGTTGCGCCGAACCTATAATTACGCCGATCAAGGAACGGATGTTTTGGAACACAATGGCCTCATGTTGAACCTGAAAAACGGGATGGCACAGGTTAATGATAATGAAATCAACCTTTCAAAAAACGAGTACAAGTTACTGCAGATTCTCATGCGGCAACATGGGCAGATCGTCAGTCGCTCGCGTCTCCTGAAGGATCTCTGGCAAGACGAACGCTTTGTTGACGACAATACGCTAACGGTCAACATCAATCGCTTGCGCAAAAAAATCGAAGAAGCCGGCTTAAAAGATTATATCCAAACTAAAGTCGGTCAAGGTTATATCGTTCCTTAG
- a CDS encoding sensor histidine kinase, producing the protein MRFRDYVKDHLWPIGGYILCVGLAAIIIWLDPQHRVKMSTLWYAVLLVTLVASAFFVAHFGRIRRFAAQLHDRQEAKDAALDWPLPGGESGLEQVVADTYNQMLTLHRQQITALLAQQQDQKDFIDSWVHEIKVPLAAVSLLAESFEGQVPDDKLDNLNLQLDQIEFYVEQVLYYSRLDSFSKDYLLHNTPLKPLVNDVVASQRNGFINKRLSFKLNGEDQTVLTDNKWLRFILAQLISNAVKYTPEGGRISATIRNTGKETELMITDTGIGIPKDEQHRVFEKGFTGSNGRISNHKSTGLGLFLAEKLSEKLGHHLTLTSVINQGTTVTIHFPYVSYYSDPSQTVHHPKTNREQSSNS; encoded by the coding sequence ATGCGTTTTCGCGATTACGTCAAAGACCACCTGTGGCCTATTGGCGGTTACATTTTATGTGTGGGGTTAGCGGCCATCATTATCTGGCTGGATCCTCAACATCGAGTTAAAATGTCAACACTCTGGTACGCAGTGTTATTAGTAACACTTGTTGCGAGCGCTTTTTTTGTGGCCCACTTTGGCCGAATTCGGCGGTTTGCGGCCCAACTTCATGACCGTCAAGAGGCCAAGGATGCGGCGCTGGACTGGCCGCTGCCTGGTGGCGAATCAGGCCTCGAACAAGTTGTTGCCGATACGTACAACCAAATGCTGACGCTGCATCGCCAACAGATTACCGCCTTATTAGCCCAGCAACAGGATCAAAAAGACTTCATTGATTCCTGGGTCCATGAAATTAAAGTGCCGCTAGCGGCGGTTTCGCTTTTGGCTGAGAGTTTTGAAGGGCAAGTACCGGACGACAAACTCGATAATCTTAATTTGCAATTGGATCAGATCGAATTTTATGTCGAGCAAGTTTTGTACTACTCCCGACTCGACAGTTTTTCCAAAGATTATCTGCTGCACAACACGCCGTTAAAACCACTTGTAAATGATGTCGTCGCCAGTCAGCGGAACGGGTTTATCAACAAACGCCTGTCATTTAAGCTCAATGGCGAGGATCAAACCGTGCTAACCGATAACAAGTGGTTGCGGTTTATTTTGGCGCAACTGATCTCGAATGCCGTGAAATACACACCGGAAGGCGGCCGCATCAGTGCCACCATTCGCAATACCGGTAAAGAGACCGAGCTCATGATTACCGACACTGGCATTGGCATTCCTAAAGATGAACAACATCGGGTATTTGAAAAAGGCTTTACCGGAAGCAACGGGCGAATATCGAATCACAAATCAACCGGTTTGGGGCTCTTTTTGGCGGAAAAGCTTTCGGAAAAGCTCGGCCATCATTTGACGCTGACATCTGTGATTAATCAAGGTACCACTGTGACCATTCATTTTCCATATGTCAGCTATTACAGCGATCCAAGCCAAACGGTTCATCATCCCAAAACCAACCGCGAGCAATCTTCTAATAGTTAA
- the nrdG gene encoding anaerobic ribonucleoside-triphosphate reductase activating protein produces the protein MTTNRLPLNPKPQEWLASDLSQQRIADYKPFNFVDGEGVRCSLYVSGCRFACPGCYNRVAQNFRYGKPYTQELEDQIIEDLSQSYVQGLTLLGGEPFLNTQVCIRLCRRIRQEFGHDKDIWSWSGYTYEELMQDSEDKLTLLGLIDILVDGRFLLAQKDLTLQFRGSANQRIIDVPATQAAGEIKLWENLIR, from the coding sequence ATGACCACCAATCGTTTACCACTGAATCCTAAACCTCAGGAATGGCTCGCCAGCGACCTTTCCCAGCAACGTATTGCGGATTACAAGCCATTTAACTTTGTGGATGGTGAAGGCGTGCGGTGCAGTTTATACGTATCTGGCTGCCGGTTTGCCTGCCCCGGCTGTTACAATCGGGTTGCCCAGAATTTTCGATATGGGAAACCTTACACCCAGGAGTTAGAAGATCAGATTATTGAAGATCTTAGTCAGTCGTATGTACAAGGGCTGACATTATTGGGCGGTGAACCGTTTTTGAACACGCAGGTATGCATTCGGTTGTGCCGCCGGATTCGGCAGGAATTTGGCCACGACAAAGACATTTGGAGTTGGAGCGGGTACACATACGAGGAACTGATGCAGGATTCCGAAGATAAGTTGACGTTATTAGGGCTCATCGACATCCTGGTCGACGGCCGCTTCTTACTGGCGCAAAAAGATTTAACCTTACAATTTCGCGGCAGCGCCAATCAACGCATCATCGACGTGCCGGCAACGCAAGCGGCTGGCGAGATTAAACTTTGGGAGAATCTTATTCGGTAA
- a CDS encoding heavy metal translocating P-type ATPase: protein MKDSKMKHANGTTGKTSEMQHDDMADMPMDHDQMGHQDGMETMAMDQGAMAHGQMNHGDMHMSHGDMSHMDMHHGDMSHMDMDHGGGHMMHMGNLKQKFWVSLIVMIPVLLLSQFMGMNIHLGALQLPIVFPGSDWLVLILSSFLFFYGGWPFLTGAKSELQQRQPAMMTLIAMGITVAYGYSLYAFVMNHFIAPNGMVMDFFWELATLIVIMLLGHWIEMNAVMAAGNAVEKLAALLPSQAHVVHGDHVMDMPLAEVQVGTRLRVLAGEQMPADGQIVSGSSSVNESLVTGEAKAIHKAEGDRVIGGSVNGDGVIEIKVTGTGESGYLSQVMKLVQSAQANKSKAEGMADKVAGWLFYAALAVGILAFFIWLSDGAAIAFERMVTVFIIACPHALGLAIPLVIARSTSIGATNGLLIRNRQALETAKHAKFILMDKTGTLTEGKFTVAKTVAFANHDEAQVLALMAALESHSEHPLATGIKVAAKEQQLNVPAAQNVQVLKGIGLQGEVDGQAYTIVNARYLKDHQLSYDQAQADQLAAAGNSLAFLLQKDQVLGMVAEGDQLKPSSKPFVAALKRQGITPVMLTGDNHETAKKVGDQLGLTDFQAELKPEDKVAQVKAYQQRGVVMMVGDGVNDAPSLAQADIGVAIGAGTDVAIDTADVVLVHSDPADILNFLSLAKATNRKMVQNLWWGAGYNILAIPLAAGILAPIGFILSPAVGAAIMSLSTIVVALNAMTLHLNRA from the coding sequence ATGAAGGATAGTAAGATGAAACATGCAAACGGAACGACTGGAAAAACCAGTGAGATGCAACATGATGATATGGCGGATATGCCAATGGATCATGACCAGATGGGGCATCAAGATGGTATGGAAACCATGGCCATGGACCAAGGCGCTATGGCTCATGGGCAAATGAATCATGGCGACATGCATATGAGCCATGGTGACATGAGCCATATGGATATGCATCACGGCGATATGTCGCATATGGACATGGATCACGGTGGTGGTCATATGATGCATATGGGCAATCTCAAGCAAAAGTTCTGGGTCAGCCTGATTGTGATGATTCCAGTACTGTTGCTTTCCCAGTTTATGGGGATGAATATCCATCTAGGGGCTTTGCAACTACCGATCGTATTTCCCGGATCTGACTGGCTGGTTCTGATTTTATCGTCATTTCTGTTCTTCTATGGTGGCTGGCCATTTTTGACCGGAGCTAAATCCGAATTGCAACAGCGGCAGCCAGCGATGATGACGCTGATTGCAATGGGCATTACCGTTGCTTATGGTTATTCACTTTACGCGTTTGTGATGAATCATTTTATCGCGCCGAATGGTATGGTCATGGATTTCTTCTGGGAACTGGCAACATTGATCGTGATCATGCTGTTAGGTCACTGGATTGAAATGAATGCGGTCATGGCAGCGGGCAATGCCGTCGAGAAACTCGCGGCGTTGCTGCCAAGCCAAGCGCATGTCGTGCATGGCGATCACGTGATGGACATGCCGTTAGCAGAAGTTCAGGTCGGCACGCGTTTGCGCGTCCTGGCAGGTGAACAGATGCCGGCTGATGGCCAGATCGTCAGTGGTAGCAGTAGTGTGAATGAATCCCTAGTTACTGGTGAAGCCAAAGCCATTCATAAAGCTGAAGGTGATCGGGTCATTGGTGGATCAGTCAATGGTGATGGCGTCATTGAAATCAAAGTCACCGGTACTGGTGAAAGCGGCTACCTGTCGCAAGTGATGAAGCTGGTTCAAAGTGCGCAAGCCAATAAGAGTAAGGCAGAAGGGATGGCCGACAAAGTTGCTGGCTGGCTTTTCTACGCAGCATTAGCAGTCGGTATTCTGGCATTCTTCATTTGGCTATCAGATGGAGCGGCAATTGCCTTTGAACGCATGGTCACCGTTTTCATCATTGCCTGCCCGCACGCACTGGGACTGGCAATTCCATTGGTCATCGCGCGTAGCACCAGTATTGGCGCAACCAATGGCTTATTGATTCGTAATCGTCAGGCACTTGAAACTGCCAAACATGCGAAGTTTATCTTAATGGACAAAACCGGTACGTTGACTGAAGGTAAATTTACCGTTGCCAAAACCGTTGCATTTGCCAATCATGATGAAGCTCAAGTCTTAGCCTTGATGGCCGCACTTGAGAGTCATTCAGAGCATCCACTGGCAACCGGTATTAAAGTCGCGGCTAAGGAACAGCAATTAAATGTACCTGCTGCTCAAAATGTTCAGGTACTCAAGGGCATTGGTCTTCAAGGCGAAGTTGATGGCCAAGCTTATACCATCGTCAATGCGCGTTACTTGAAAGACCATCAGTTAAGTTATGATCAGGCCCAAGCCGATCAGTTGGCGGCTGCCGGGAACTCATTGGCCTTCTTACTACAGAAGGATCAGGTTTTAGGGATGGTAGCTGAAGGCGATCAGTTGAAGCCATCAAGCAAGCCGTTCGTAGCGGCCTTGAAGCGTCAAGGAATCACACCGGTTATGTTGACTGGTGACAATCATGAAACAGCCAAGAAGGTTGGGGACCAGCTGGGATTAACCGATTTTCAGGCAGAGCTCAAGCCTGAAGATAAAGTTGCCCAAGTCAAAGCTTATCAGCAGCGCGGGGTTGTGATGATGGTCGGCGATGGTGTCAACGATGCGCCTAGTCTGGCCCAAGCAGATATCGGGGTAGCAATCGGTGCTGGTACCGATGTTGCCATTGATACGGCCGATGTGGTTCTAGTTCACAGCGACCCAGCTGATATTCTTAACTTCTTATCGCTGGCAAAGGCGACGAACCGCAAAATGGTGCAGAACCTTTGGTGGGGAGCTGGCTACAACATTTTAGCTATTCCGTTGGCAGCTGGTATCCTGGCGCCGATTGGTTTCATTCTCAGTCCGGCAGTCGGCGCGGCGATCATGTCGTTATCAACGATCGTGGTTGCGTTAAATGCCATGACGCTGCATTTGAACCGTGCATAA
- a CDS encoding CopY/TcrY family copper transport repressor: METPTVDISQSEWEVMRIIWTLGPLKSSTLAAILADKMGWKVATTKTFLGRLVKKGALVTEKQGREFLYHATVGGQASMDAAASELFSHLCQMKIGKTLDHLITHVTLSKQDINDLQQTLTAKLPDAPTTVSCNCLPEGCKEEVHEG, from the coding sequence ATGGAAACACCAACAGTCGACATCTCCCAATCGGAATGGGAGGTCATGCGTATTATTTGGACACTCGGACCTTTAAAAAGCAGCACGCTTGCCGCTATTTTGGCGGATAAGATGGGCTGGAAGGTTGCAACTACCAAAACCTTTTTAGGACGCTTGGTTAAAAAAGGCGCACTTGTAACGGAAAAACAAGGTCGTGAATTTTTGTACCATGCTACGGTGGGCGGACAAGCATCCATGGATGCAGCAGCGAGCGAGTTGTTTAGCCATTTATGCCAGATGAAAATAGGTAAGACCTTGGATCACTTGATAACGCACGTTACTTTATCAAAACAAGACATCAACGACCTACAACAAACATTGACAGCTAAACTGCCGGATGCACCGACAACGGTCAGCTGCAATTGCTTGCCAGAAGGGTGTAAGGAGGAAGTTCATGAAGGATAG